A single region of the Triticum dicoccoides isolate Atlit2015 ecotype Zavitan chromosome 2B, WEW_v2.0, whole genome shotgun sequence genome encodes:
- the LOC119367732 gene encoding WW domain-binding protein 11-like, producing MREVTMRSLCYVTFLLILSISNVQLSASVRLLAESPHGQPGAPAPLPPGGLSGNIPANVPASMSDNIPGNLPASLPENMPVNLPANVPPGVLANVPPGMLASVPPEMLANLSTTMTPAMLSKIPPEALASIPPDKLPPNVTPDMLVTLAAMKQQEQQQPGQPAAGASKGNAAAGLPQIPKMPDLSGLTNLSFPPMRSASLPKMPQNLSLFGFDVKIPKFINKMVKENTDS from the coding sequence ATGAGGGAAGTCACGATGAGATCTCTCTGCTACGTGACTTTCCTGCTCATCTTGTCCATCAGCAACGTGCAACTCTCTGCATCCGTACGCCTCTTGGCCGAAAGTCCACATGGCCAGCCAGGTGCACCGGCGCCGCTCCCTCCCGGCGGCCTGTCGGGAAACATCCCGGCTAATGTCCCGGCGAGCATGTCAGACAACATTCCGGGGAACCTCCCTGCTAGCCTGCCAGAGAACATGCCGGTAAACCTCCCTGCCAACGTGCCACCGGGGGTGCTTGCGAACGTGCCACCGGGGATGCTAGCCAGTGTACCACCGGAGATGCTGGCCAACCTCTCCACCACCATGACGCCGGCGATGCTGTCCAAGATCCCGCCGGAGGCGCTGGCCAGCATCCCGCCAGACAAGCTGCCACCAAACGTGACGCCAGATATGTTGGTCACCCTCGCGGCGATGAagcagcaggagcagcagcagcCAGGGCAGCCTGCTGCTGGGGCATCCAAGGGCAACGCAGCGGCGGGCTTGCCGCAGATCCCCAAGATGCCCGACTTATCGGGGCTGACGAACCTCTCGTTCCCGCCGATGCGTTCGGCGTCCCTGCCGAAGATGCCGCAAAACCTCTCGCTCTTCGGGTTCGACGTGAAGATCCCAAAGTTCATCAACAAGATGGTAAAGGAGAACACAGATTCCTGA